A region from the Macrobrachium nipponense isolate FS-2020 chromosome 47, ASM1510439v2, whole genome shotgun sequence genome encodes:
- the LOC135204777 gene encoding venom protease-like: protein MTPNSIRGTEMRFLMVVAVAFSLPLRPFAASTDQHHHRSVRETLLFNIGTTPDPNQCTTPDGLEGTCIDLISCDELYTKLRSSPTPDFINFLRKSICRYEKTTPVICCKKTQPVISTAEPVNITGEPETTTHDVTTVATTEAPPTTLPPPTGEKLLPETCGAGLDIALRIVGGTPAPVGRYPWLAALGFEDGKGVVEFLCGGALITNQHIVTAAHCVRNRNDLKVVRLGEHNLLTDTDGPHEDFGIAVRIVHENFNTVSFANDIAILKLDRKVTFRDRIRPICLPLEGPFTSEELVAKRDPGIVAGWGTVSYNNVSSSILLHVQLPIIPEAECKSKYEAFKQVVIDTTTLCAGRGGKDACQGDSGGPMMYVHNKKAYIVGVVSFGFRCAEPKFPGVYTRVQHYKEWVLAHLN from the exons ATGACGCCCAACAGCATCAGAGGGACAGAGATGAGGTTCCTCATGGTGGTAGCAGTGGCCTTCAGCCTGCCTCTTCGCCCTTTCGCTGCCTCAACTGATCAGCACCATCATCGATCCGTCAGGGAAA CACTGCTCTTCAACATAGGCACCACCCCGGATCCCAACCAATGCACAACACCAGACGGCTTAGAGGGAACTTGCATAGACCTAATCTCCTGCGACGAGCTGTACACAAAGCTCAGGTCTAGTCCTACGCCTGATTTTATCAATTTCCTCAGAAA GAGCATATGTCGCTACGAGAAGACTACGCCCGTCATCTGTTGCAAGAAGACTCAGCCGGTGATAAGCACTGCTGAGCCTGTCAACATAACAGGTGAACCTGAAACGACCACGCACGACGTGACCACAG TTGCAACTACAGAGGCACCGCCCACCACCCTACCACCGCCCACAGGGGAGAAATTGTTACCGGAAACCTGTGGTGCTGGATTGGACATCGCCCTTCGTATCGTAGGGGGTACACCGGCGCCCGTAG GTCGGTATCCTTGGCTGGCTGCCCTGGGATTCGAGGACGGCAAGGGCGTGGTCGAGTTCCTGTGCGGAGGTGCCCTTATAACGAACCAACACATCGTCACGGCCGCTCACTGCGTCAGGAACAGGAATGACTT GAAGGTAGTGAGACTAGGGGAACACAACTTGTTGACCGACACGGACGGACCTCATGAGGATTTCGGCATCGCAGTGCGGATCGTCCACGAGAACTTCAACACAGTCTCCTTCGCTAACGACATCGCCATCCTGAAGCTGGACCGGAAGGTCACTTTCAGAG ATCGAATCAGGCCTATCTGCTTGCCTCTGGAAGGACCGTTCACCTCCGAAGAGCTGGTTGCCAAGAGGGACCCGGGCATTGTTGCAGGATGGGGCACCGTATCCTACA ATAACGTCTCCTCAAGCATTCTGCTTCACGTGCAGTTGCCAATTATCCCGGAGGCGGAATGCAAGTCGAAGTACGAAGCCTTCAAGCAAGTGGTGATAGACACCACAACTCTTTGCGCAGGCAGAGGAGGAAAGGATGCTTGTCAG gGAGATTCTGGTGGCCCCATGATGTACGTCCACAACAAGAAGGCCTACATAGTCGGCGTGGTCTCCTTCGGGTTCAGATGCGCCGAACCCAAGTTCCCCGGGGTTTATACCCGCGTCCAGCACTATAAGGAGTGGGTTTTAGCCCacctgaactaa